A genomic region of Mustela erminea isolate mMusErm1 chromosome 12, mMusErm1.Pri, whole genome shotgun sequence contains the following coding sequences:
- the CARNMT1 gene encoding carnosine N-methyltransferase isoform X2: MQRRRRPPPPASQLPEGCGGGGGGRSGSEEVEVQFSAGRLASAAAVSAAAAAARSTEEEEERLEREHFWKIINAFRYYGTSMHERVNRTERQFRSLPDNQQKLLPQFLLHLDKIRKCIDHNQEILLTIVNDCIHMFENKEYGEDGNGKIMPASTFDMDKLKSTLKQFVRDWSETGKAERDACYQPIIKEILKNFPKERWDPSKVNILVPGAGLGRLAWEVAMLGYACQGNEWSFFMLFSSNFVLNRCSEVNKYKLYPWIHQFSNNRRSADQIRPIFFPDVDPHSLPPGSNFSMTAGDFQEIYSECNTWDCIATCFFIDTAHNVIDYIDTIWKILKPGGIWINLGGKRICLVNIYCE, encoded by the exons ATGCAGCGACGGCGGCGCCCTCCGCCGCCGGCTTCTCAGCTGCCCGAGGGCTgcgggggaggcggcggcggccgcagCGGGAGCGAGGAGGTGGAAGTGCAGTTCTCCGCCGGGCGTTTGGCCTCGGCCGCGGCGGtttcggcggcggcggcggccgcgcgcagcacggaggaggaggaggagcggctGGAGCGCGAGCACTTCTGGAAGATCATTAATGCCTTCCGCTACTACGG CACCAGTATGCATGAGCGAGTGAACCGAACAGAAAGACAATTTCGATCACTTCCAGATAATCAACAGAAACTacttcctcagtttcttcttcactTGGACAAGATTCGGAAATGCATTGATCATAATCAAGAAATACTACTGACCATTGTGAATGATTGCATAcatatgtttgaaaataaagaatatggaGAAGAT ggGAATGGAAAGATTATGCCAGCATCTACATTTGACATGGATAAACTAAAATCTACACTGAAACAGTTTGTGAGAGACTGGAGTGAAACCGGGAAAGCAGAGAGGGACGCCTGCTACCAACCaatcattaaagaaattttaaaaaattttccgaAAGAAAGATG GGATCCTTCTAAAGTAAATATTCTGGTACCTGGTGCTGGACTAGGAAGACTGGCCTGGGAAGTAGCTATGCTAGGTTATGCTTGTCAAGGAAATGAATGGAGTTTTTTTATGCTCTTTTCTTCCAACTTTGTACTCAACAg ATGTTCCGAAGTTAATAAGTATAAGCTTTATCCCTGGATCCATCAGTTTAGCAATAACCGGAGGTCAGCTGATCAGATTCGACCCATCTTTTTCCCTGATGTTGATCCCCACAGTCTTCCTCCTGGTTCTAATTTTTCTATGACAGCAGGAGATTTTCAGGAGATCTACTCAGAATGCA ATACCTGGGACTGCATTGCTACCTGTTTCTTCATAGACACAGCTCACAATGTCATTGATTACATTGACACAATATGGAAAATACTCAAGCCAGGAGGAATTTGGATAAATCTAG
- the CARNMT1 gene encoding carnosine N-methyltransferase isoform X3, with the protein MQRRRRPPPPASQLPEGCGGGGGGRSGSEEVEVQFSAGRLASAAAVSAAAAAARSTEEEEERLEREHFWKIINAFRYYGTSMHERVNRTERQFRSLPDNQQKLLPQFLLHLDKIRKCIDHNQEILLTIVNDCIHMFENKEYGEDGNGKIMPASTFDMDKLKSTLKQFVRDWSETGKAERDACYQPIIKEILKNFPKERWDPSKVNILVPGAGLGRLAWEVAMLGYACQGNEWSFFMLFSSNFVLNRCSEVNKYKLYPWIHQFSNNRRSADQIRPIFFPDVDPHSLPPGSNFSMTAGDFQEIYSECNTWDCIATCFFIDTAHNVIDYIDTIWKILKPGGIWINLDTWEGRN; encoded by the exons ATGCAGCGACGGCGGCGCCCTCCGCCGCCGGCTTCTCAGCTGCCCGAGGGCTgcgggggaggcggcggcggccgcagCGGGAGCGAGGAGGTGGAAGTGCAGTTCTCCGCCGGGCGTTTGGCCTCGGCCGCGGCGGtttcggcggcggcggcggccgcgcgcagcacggaggaggaggaggagcggctGGAGCGCGAGCACTTCTGGAAGATCATTAATGCCTTCCGCTACTACGG CACCAGTATGCATGAGCGAGTGAACCGAACAGAAAGACAATTTCGATCACTTCCAGATAATCAACAGAAACTacttcctcagtttcttcttcactTGGACAAGATTCGGAAATGCATTGATCATAATCAAGAAATACTACTGACCATTGTGAATGATTGCATAcatatgtttgaaaataaagaatatggaGAAGAT ggGAATGGAAAGATTATGCCAGCATCTACATTTGACATGGATAAACTAAAATCTACACTGAAACAGTTTGTGAGAGACTGGAGTGAAACCGGGAAAGCAGAGAGGGACGCCTGCTACCAACCaatcattaaagaaattttaaaaaattttccgaAAGAAAGATG GGATCCTTCTAAAGTAAATATTCTGGTACCTGGTGCTGGACTAGGAAGACTGGCCTGGGAAGTAGCTATGCTAGGTTATGCTTGTCAAGGAAATGAATGGAGTTTTTTTATGCTCTTTTCTTCCAACTTTGTACTCAACAg ATGTTCCGAAGTTAATAAGTATAAGCTTTATCCCTGGATCCATCAGTTTAGCAATAACCGGAGGTCAGCTGATCAGATTCGACCCATCTTTTTCCCTGATGTTGATCCCCACAGTCTTCCTCCTGGTTCTAATTTTTCTATGACAGCAGGAGATTTTCAGGAGATCTACTCAGAATGCA ATACCTGGGACTGCATTGCTACCTGTTTCTTCATAGACACAGCTCACAATGTCATTGATTACATTGACACAATATGGAAAATACTCAAGCCAGGAGGAATTTGGATAAATCTAG